The genomic segment GGAATGAGGCGCCGCCCGCCCACGAGCATCACGGCGACGAACACGCCGACCTTGGCGAGCGTCAGCCCGAGCGTCACCCACAGGCCGTGCTCCGGTGGGCCGTGGTGGCCGGCGGCCTGCATCGCCTCGCCGCCGAGCGAGGGCGCCAGCGCCGGCAGCAGCACCAGGGCCACCACCATGGCGAGATCCTCGACGATCAGCCAGCCGACGGCGATACGGCCCTTGTCCGAGTCGAGAAGCCCCTGTCCTTCGAGCGCCCGCAGCAGCACGACGGTGCTCGCCACCGAGAGCGCCAACCCGAAGACGAGGCCCGCCCCGGCCCCCCAGCCGAAGCCCCAGGCGAGACCCGCGCCCATGGCGGTCGCCACGGTGATCTGCACGATCGCGCCGGGCAGGGCGATGGTGCGGACCGCGAGCAGGTCACCGATGGAGAAGTGAAGCCCGACGCCGAACATCAGCAGGATGACGCCGAGTTCGGCGAGCTGGCTCGCCAAAGCCGGATCGCCGACGAAGCCCGGCGTGAATGGGCCGATGGCGATGCCGGCGACGAGGTAGCCGACGAGCGGGGGAAGCCGCATTCGCTGGGCCAGCATGCCGCCGATGAACGCGCAGACCAGCCCCAGCGCGATGATCGAAATGAGATCGGTGGCGTGTTGCAACGCGCTTCTATCCTCCTGGGGCAGGAGCCGGCCCCAGGATCAGATAAGGCAAATCACGGTCCCGTGTCCGCAACAGCGATGCAGTGCGTGCACGGTTCCTGTCGATCCCTCCCACCTTCATGCCCTCACGCCTTCATGCGGACATAGGTGCCCGGTGCCGGCGCCAGGGAAGGCAGCGCCCCCGTTCCGGGAATGCGGGCGGGCACGCGCTCGGGCGCCTGCTCTTCGAGCCACTTGTACCAGTAGGGCCACCACGAGCCTTGATGCTCCGTCGCCGTCGCGACCCAATCCTCGAACCGGCCTCGGGCCGGGCCGCCGGTGCGAAAGCCGTATTTGGCCTTGGGGCCCGGCGGGGCGACGACGCCGGCGATGTGGCCCGAGCCCGCCAGCACGTAATCGACCTTGCCGCCGAACTTGGCCGACCCTTCGAAGACCGAGAGCGCCGGGGCGATGTGGTCCTCGCGGGTGGCGAGGTTGAAGACCGGCACCTTCACCTTCTTGAGGTCGAGGCGCACGTTGCCGAGCACCATCTGCCCCTTGGCGAGCGTGTTGTTGAGGTAGCAGTTGCGCAGGTAGAACGAGTGGTTGGCCGCGGGCATCCGCGTGGCGTCCGCGTTCCAGTAGAGCAGGTCGAAGGCGGCCGGCGCTTTGCCGCGCACGTAGTTGTTGACGACGTAGGACCAGATCAGGTCGTTGGGCCTGAGCATGTTGAAGGCGTTGGCCATGCGCGCGCCCTCCAAGTAGCCGTGCTCGGCCATCCGCTCCTCGATCGCCTTGATCTGCCCCTCGTCGGCGAAGACCTTGAGATCACCCGCATGGGTGAAATCGACTTGCGTGGTGAGGAAGGTCGCGCTCTTGATGCGCCGGTTGCCGGTCGCCGCCTGGTAGGCCAGTGTGACGGCGAGCAGCGTGCCGCCGACGCAGTAGCCCGCCGCCGCGACATCGGTCTCGCCGGTCGCCACGCCGATCATGTCGATGGCGGTCTCGATGCCTTCCCGCATGTAGGACTCGAAGTCCTTGTCGCGGTGGCGCTCATCTGGGTTCACCCAGGAGATCACGAACACCGTGATCCCCCTGAGACACCATCCAGCCGATGAGGCTCTTCTGCGGGTTGAGATCGAGGATGTAGAACTTGTTGATCCAGGGCGGCACGATCAGCAGCGGACGCTTCAGCACCGTCTCGGTCGTGGGCGCGTACTGGATCAACTCCATTAGATCGTTGCGGAAGATGACCTCGCCGGGCGTCACCGCCACGTCCTTGCCGAAGGTGAAGGCGGACAGGTCCGTCTGCCGCACCCGGAGCTGACCGCCGCCGGCTTCCAGATCCTCCTGCAGCATCTTCATGCCGCGCATCAGGTTGGCGCCCCCCTCCTCAAGTGTCTGGCGCAGGAGCTCGGGGTTCGTCATCACGAAGTTCGAGGGCGAGTAGGCCGAGAGGAGCTGGCGCAGGTAGAACTCCGCCTTGTGGCGGGTGTGCTCATCGATGCCTTCGGCCGTCTCGACCATCTCCTCGGCCCAGCGGCCAAGGAGCAGGTAGCTCTGCTTGATCAGGTCGAAGACCGGGTTCGCGCTCCAATCGGCATGGGCGAAGCGCTTGTCCGTGGGCGGGGGCTGGACGACCGGCTCGGTGACGGCCCCCCTGCATCCGGGTCAGGGTCGAGGCCCAGAGCGCGGCGAAGGACTGGCCGAGCTTGGTTTGGGCCTGAAGCGCCTTCTCGGGATCCTTCAGCCATGTCTCCGCGACCCGCGTGAGGGTGCGGGTCATCTCGTCGATCTCGCTGGCGCCCTGGAGGTTCGCGCCTGGGAGCAGGGCTCCCTGACCCGCCGGCTCGAACGGCTTCAGCGAGGCGGCGGCCGATTGCCGGAACACCTCCGCGAGCTGATTCGCGTTGCGCGCGATGGTCTCGAAATCCGGCGCTCCCGGGTTCGTCCGCTCGGTGCCCACGCGACACGTCCTCCCAAAGGTCCGCCCGCATCCCGCCCCGTGGGGCGGCCCGAGCCTCGTTTCCGACAAATTAACGCTCCACCCAGCAGAAGTCGCCCTTCCCAGACTCCATTTTCAGACCGTTGTCATGAACGTGCGCCGCACCGTCCGCGCCATCGCCATCGCCTTGCCGGTTTTCGCCGCCGCGGCGTCGACCGGCGGCTGCTCCGGCGACGTGAATCCGCTGAAGGCGGCGATGGTCGGTGCGGGCTCCGGCATCAAGCCGGTGGAGGCGCCCGATTTCGTGGCGCAATCCCGCAAGAGCGATGCGAGCTACATGCCGGTGGGCGAATCAGCGCCTCGGCGGGCCGTCCGCGCCCGCAATTCGGCCGGACAGAGCGCCCTGCAGGCCGAGTTGGAAGGCGCGCGCAACCGCAACGAGTCCAAAGGGCGCGCAGCGGAAGGGGCGGCCAAGAATGCCGCGCAGGGGCTCGCCCCCAACCCGGTGGAGTGATCGTTCCACCCCGATCGCGGCGGGGCCTCGCGATGTTGATTTTTAAGTCGGCGCGCGAACGCGTCGATGGTAAACAGGCAGGCTCCTCACCGCCGACGCATCCTCGCGGGAGGATCAGTTCCGCGACACCGGACAGACCAACGCCATGACCGATTTCCACCGCATCAAGCGCCTTCCGCCTTACGTCTTCGAGCAGGTGAACCGGATCAAGGCCGCCGCCCGAGCCCGCGGCGCCGACATCATCGATCTCGGCATGGGCAATCCCGATCTCGACGCGCCGCGCCACGTCATCGAGAAGCTCGTCGAGACGGCCGGCAAGCCGCGCACCGACCGCTACTCCGCCTCCAAGGGCATTGCCGGCCTGCGCCGCGCCCAGGCCGGTTACTACCAGCGCCGCTTCGGGGTGAGCCTCAACCCTGACACGCAGGTGGTGGCGACGCTCGGCTCGAAGGAGGGCTTCGCCAACATGGCCCAGGCGATCACGGCGCCCGGCGACGTGGTGCTGGTGCCGAACCCGAGCTACCCGATCCACGCCTTCGGCTTCCTGATGGCGGGCGGCGTGATCCGCTCCGTGCCGGCCGAGCCGACCCCGGCGATGTTCCCGGCCCTGGAAAAGGCGGTCGTCCACTCGATCCCGAAGCCGGTGGCGCTGGTCGTCTGCTACCCCTCGAACCCGACGGCCTACGTCGCGAGCCTCGACTTCTACCGGGATCTCGTCGCCTTCGCGAAGAAGCACGAACTGATCCTGCTCTCGGATCTCGCCTATGCCGAGGTCTATTTCGACGACAACAACCCGCCGCCCTCCGTGCTGCAGGTGCCGGGCGCGATCGACTGCACCGTGGAGTTCACCTCGCTGTCGAAGACCTTCTCGATGGCGGGCTGGCGCATGGGTTTCGCTGTTGGCAACGAGCGCCTGCTCGCGGCGCTGACGCGGGTGAAGTCCTACCTCGATTACGGTGCCTTCACGCCGATCCAAGTGGCGGCCACCGCTGCGCTCAACGGACCGGACGACTGCATCAAGGAGATGCGCGCGACCTACAAGAAGCGCCGCGACGCCCTGGTCGAGTCCTTCGGCAAGGCCGGCTGGAAGCTGCCGACGCCCGAAGCCTCGATGTTCGCCTGGGGTGCCGATCCCGGAAAAATTCCGGGAGCTCGGCAGCCTGGAATTCTCCAAGCTGCTTCTGGAAAAATCGGATGTCGCCGTGGCGCCGGGGATCGGCTTCGGTGAGCACGGCGACGATTACGTCCGCATCGCGCTCGTCGAGAATGAGCAGCGCATCCGGCAGGCGGCCCGTAACGTCCGCCGCTTCTTCGACAACGCCGACCGCACGCTCCACAACGTCGTGCCGTTGCAGAAGGCGGTCTAGCATCCTGTGACGCCGATCCCGACTGATGGCGGGATCGGCGCGGCTGGATGAACCGCGCCGGACGTTGTTGCGGCGGGGCGACAGGGCCCGCGCAATCGGCCCTGTCCGGGCGGGCATCGGACCGGGGAAGCTTGTCAGCGGGCATCCGTATCCGCAGGGTCATGTCCGGTTTTGCCGCCGGGTCGTCCCGGCGGACGGACGCGTTTCGAGGTTCCGCATGCGCCGCCTGAAGCTCTTCGCCGCCCTGGCGCTCGCCGGCGCTGCCGCCGGAGCCTGCGCGCCCCACCCGATCGTGGCGCGCGATCCCGTGCCCACCCCCTCGCCCGAGGAGGCCTATTCCTGCAGCTCGACGCCGCTCCCGCTGAACGCCTACAAGTCCGATTGCAGCCCCCGTGGTGCGCGAACCGCGCACCGTCCTGCAATCGAAGGGGTGAGGCGACGATTGCGGAGGGCCGAGAACGCCGGACTTCCGCACGTCAACGTTTCCTTGTCACGTTCCGGGGTCTGATCGCAGCCTCGAGACGTCAGCCCGAGCTGATCCCGATTGCCCTGCGATCCCGATCGGCTCATGTCCTATCTTGATGCGTTCTCACCGGGTCGGAGCGGCCATCGCTTCGGTCGGAAGAGTGCGCCGACGACGGAGCAACCCGTGGCCCGTGCCCGCCTCCTCCTTGCCGCCTCCCTCTTCGGGCTCGCCGCCCAGGGGGCTTCTGCCCAGAACTTGCAGGATCGCCCCTACGGCGATGCGCGCGGGCCAACGGTGTACGAGGTCGATCCCGAGAGCGGCCGCTTCCGTGGCCCGCCGATCAGCACCGACGGTCAGGATCTGCGCGCCATCGGTGCCGTGCCGGTGCCGACCGTGATGAATGGCGGCGGCTTCGGCCCCACCGGCAACGACTATTACGGCAATGTGCTCCTCGCGACGCCGCAGGGCCCGCGCCATGCCTCGGACGGCTACGTCTTGGCTCCCGCCTACCGGGCTCCGCCGCTGCGCTGAGATGCCGGCCTCCGGGTCTTTGACTGGCGATCCGGTAGGCATGCTGGGCGCGCGGTTCTCAGCTCGAGAGCAACCGGCGCGCTGGGTCCCTGATTGGGGTTTCATCTTCCAAGCCGCCTGCCGCGCGGAAATCAGCGCTCGTGCAGCTTGAATGCCCCCAGCCTCACGATTCGGACAGGGCCGTTGCGGCTCTCATTCGGGGTGGGTGCCCTTAGAGCGATCCGCTCTCAACCCTATTGCGTCAAGTGCGATACCGTTTCGGCCCATGATGGGGCTGGACATCCAATGGCGATCTCAAAGCTCCTCTCAATCGCCCCCTGAACGCATCAAATCGAATTTGCCGCATCGCTGCGGTGATCCGAATATTGGTGTGTGCCAGCAAGGGCGTTGCTCGTTGCGGCGCGCGTTCACCGGCGGCGATTGCTCGTCTGCCTCCTGCCGCTCAGCACACGAAGTAATGGCCGGCATCCAGAAGGCACGTTGCGTCTCCGTCCTATCTGGAAGCAATCAGTTCAGGAGAAATCTCTGATAATGCGCCGATCGTAATAACAGCGTTAAAATCAAGTATTTATCGGTAAAATAGTTATTAAAATAGGGCTTTCGCAGTCTCAGCGACGAGGGTCGTATCGTCGGATTTGTTCCAAGCTGTGTGCCTCCACCGAGGATGACGCTTTCGATATGTTTTCATATTAACCTGCGGAACTTGAGGTGCCCGTACGACTCCGCTATCTCCCGATTGTGATCGCCGCAGGCCGGGCCGGGACCGTCCCGGTGGCGTTGAAGCGTTCTCCGACATCCTCCGATCGGGTCATGCGCCTCGTACTTGCCTTTCGAACCAGCGCGGGCCTCGCTCGGGGCAGTCATGTCGATCAGGCAAAGCCGCGCATCCAATCCGCCGTCGGCGCTTGGGGGGCGGCAATGCAGCCAGCGTGTTGTAAGCTTTGCGAGGTGCGTCTTGTACACGTTGCGTGACGACCTCGACGGCCTGCGCTTGGCGGCTCCCGACAGTCCGGATGTCTGGCTGGTTTTCGGAGGCCGGCGGCACCGGGTCGCGAGCCCGACCGTCTATCAAGCCCTATTCGCGGGGCCGGACGATCTCATCTTCAGAGAGGATATCCCCTCGATCACGATGGGACCGGAACTGAACGAAGGCACCTGCCTCGTCCGTCCCATCGGCTCCCACGCCATCTTTCTCGTCACCGGCCGCGCCCCGCCGCGCAGGTACCACATTCCGACCTATGAGAGCTTCACCGATTTCGGCTTCAACGAGCGGGCCGTGATCGACGTGCCGGCCTTGATCCTTGAGGCGGTCGAGCTCGGGGGTGAACTGACCAGCGCCTTCGATCGGGCGCGCCGGGCGCCGGCCTCGACGGAAGAGGGATAGGTTTGGGCGAGCGCAGCGTCACCATCGCAATTCCCGTCCACAACGGCGCGAACTATCTCGGCGAGGCGATCGAGAGCGCACTGTGCCAGAGCCACCCGGAGACGGAGGTCATCGTCGTCGATGACGGCTCTGACGACGATGGGCAGACCTTGGCCGTCGTGCGCGCCTTCGGAAGCCATATCCGCACCCTGCGCCAATCCAATAGCGGGGTGGCAGCAGCGCTCAATACCGCTCTCACCTGCGCCTCCGGTCGCCTGTTCTCCTGGCTGTCGCACGACGATCTGTTCGAGCCTGGAAAGACCGAGCGTCAGGTACAGATTCTGGACACGCTCGACCGTGACGACATCTGCCTGTTCTCCGATCTGTCATGGATCGATTCGACGGGCCGCGTTACCGGCGAGCAGCGGCTCGACCCCGCTGCGCTGGCGCGCAACCCGCGCCTCGCTTTCTACGAAGGCCTGATCAACGGCTGCACCATCCTGACTGCCCGCGACCTGCTTCTGCGCGTCGGCGGCTTCGACACGCGCTATCCCTACACCCAGGACTATCGCATGTGGTGGAGGCTGACCCGCGAGGCCCACTTCGTCCACGTTCCGCACTGCCTCCTGCGTTCGCGGCTCCATCCGGATCAGGGTTCTCACCGCCGCGATGCGCTGTCCGAGAACAGTGCCTTCTGGAGCGACGTGCTCGGCGAGACGAGCGAGGTCGAGGCCGCGATGGTGGACGGAAGCCGGGAGCGCTTCCTGAAGCGGACCGGCGGTTTCCTGCGCTATCGGAGCCCGAACCGACGGGTTGCCGATCATGCCGACCGGATGGCCCAGGCGAGTGCCGCGGAGGCCTCGGTCTCGGTGGTCATCGATGTCGGGAGTGATCTAGCGGCCGCGCGTCGCGCGATCGACAGCGTAGAATCCCAGACCCGGCTGCCGGACGAGATGGTTCTCATCGGAGATGACTCAATCCTGATGGCGCTCGACCGAGACGGTGCCTGTGACCGGGTGTTGCGGCCGACGCCGGAGCAACGGACTCCTTCGCGCCTTCGCCTTGGGCTCATGGCGGCCCGCGGCGCCTACGTCGCATTGTTGATGAGCCCGGACGTCTTCGCTCCCGACAAGATCGCGCGTCAGGTCGCACGAATGTCCGCTCTGGGGTGCCTCGCCTCGCACAGTTCCTATCGCAGTGGCGGCGAGACGGTCGCAACCGGCAGCTTCGGCGGGCGCGTCTATCCGGAGATCGTCGGCGACTGTCATGTCGAGATTTCCACCGTGATGATACAGCGAGTGCTGTTCCTGGCCGGCCTGTTGTTCATGGATGATGACGCCCCCCTCGCGTCGAACTGGATCGATATCGCGGCCCGCCACGAATGGCTTGGTCTAGAGGAGGCCCTGTCCGTCGTCGAAACGCCACGCGCGCCCGGGGAGAGGGCGCTGCTTCTGACATGGCTGCGCGCGTCGGCGGAGTATCGCCACCATACCGTGCAGATCGGTCGTCTCGAGAGGCGGCTCGCCGACGCAACGCTGCCGATCCGTGCGTCGCTGGGAGGCTCCGATGCCGCTGCGTGACCTGTTCCAGCGAGGGCGTGCCCTCCTCACAGCGACGCCGACGGCGGACGAGGCGGCGGGAACCGCCGTGACATCCGCTGCCGATTGCGACGCGATCCAGGCGCTGTTGCACGAAACACAGCGCCGGCTCTCGGTGGCCGATCAGCGATTCGCGATCCTTGAGAGCAGCAACCGGACGGCAGTGCGGGCCGTGCGCCGATTCCTGCAAGACCGTGACCGTCTCGTTGCTGAGCGGGAGGCCGCCGTCATTCAGGTTTCGATCGCCGTCGGGGATCGGCAGCGCACGATGATGCTCAACGACCATCTCCTGTCGGCGCTGCGCGACAGCGAAGAGGCCCGCGCACGGCTCGAAAGCGACAACCGGGATCTGCGTCGGCAACTGGCTGAAAGTGGCCCATCGACCGCACGGACCATCGAGGCCGACGGCTTTACGGGCTGAGCCGAGGCGGCGCGCGATCCGAGGTGCTCCCGGCCCTCCGATCTTCTGCGCCGACGCCAAAAATGGGCTGCCTCGAGATTGTCCGGACGGGGCGTGAAGGCAGCTTCTCCGAATGTCTGGCGCCGCAGCGATTGCACTGCAATAACACGAAACTTGTCAGTATTCTGCGTATTGGCCGTTTCGGAAGGTTCTCAACGGCACGAGGCATTTGCGCTGGACGCCGAAGTTTGGCAATTAAGTTCAGCTTCTCGAGGGAGGGCGCCTGAAGCCGAGCAACGTCGCAGCAACGTTCGACGGCCATTCCGGCCGGGCTCGGCACACCACAATCAAAAATCAAGGACGCACGCATGACCGCACTTTTGCTGATCATCGTGGGCGGGCTCTGCGCCGTTGCCTACGGTGTCGTGACTATCCGTGACGTAATGCGACGCGATGCCGGCACCCAGCGCATGCAGGAGATCGCAGGCGCCATCGCCGAGGGCGCGCAGGCTTACCTCAGGCGCCAATACGCCACGATCGGGATCGTCGGCGTCGTCCTCTTCGTCCTTCTGGCCTACTTTCTCGGCATCAAGGTCGCCATCGGCTTCCTGATCGGCGCGGTGCTCTCGGGCGCGGCCGGCTTCATCGGCATGAACGTTTCGGTCCGTGCCAACGTCCGCACGGCGCAGGCCGCCACGCAGTCGCTCGGCGGTGGGCTGGAGGTCGCCTTCAAGTCCGGCGCGGTCACCGGCATGCTGGTGGCGGGCCTCGCGCTGCTCGGCGTCGCCCTCTACTACCTTTTCCTCACCCGCGGCGCCGGGCTGGCGCCGGGAAGCCGCGAAGTCATCGACTCGCTGGTGGCGCTCGGCTTCGGCGCCTCGCTGATCTCGATCTTCGCGCGGCTGGGCGGTGGTATCTTCACCAAGGGCGCCGATGTCGGCGGCGATCTCGTCGGCAAGGTCGAGGCCGGCATTCCCGAGGATGATCCGCGCAACCCGGCCACCATCGCCGACAACGTGGGCGACAATGTCGGCGACTGCGCCGGCATGGCCGCGGACCTGTTCGAGACCTATGCGGTGACCGTGGTCGCCACCATGGTGCTTGCCGCGATCTTCTTCGCGGGCAACGCGCCCGTGCTCGAAGCGATGATGATCTACCCGCTCGCCATCGGGGCGGCCTGCATCGTCACCTCGATCATCGGCACCTACGCGGTGAAGCTCGGTGCCAACCAGTCGATCATGGGCGCACTCTACAAGGGCCTGATCGCGGCGGGTGTACTCTCGATCGTCGCCATCGCCGGCGTGAATCTCGCGCTGTTCGGCGGGTTCTCGACCACCTTCACGACGAATACCGGCCTGACCTTCTCCTCGGGCGCCCTGTTCGGCTGCGCGGTGCTCGGCCTCGTCATCACCGCGCTGATCGTCGTCATCACCGAGTACTACACCGGCACGAACTTCCGCCCGGTGAAGTCGATCGCCACCGCCTCCGTCACCGGCCACGGCACCAACGTGATCCAGGGGCTGGCGATCTCGCTCGAATCGACCGCGCTTCCGGCCCTCGTCATCGTGGCGGGCATCATCTCCACTTACGCGCTGGCCGGCCTGTTCGGCATCGCCATCGCGGTCACGGCGATGCTGGCGCTCGCGGGCTTCATCGTGGCGCTGGACGCCTTCGGCCCGGTCACCGACAACGCGGGCGGCATCGCCGAGATGGCAGGCCTCCCCGCCGAGGTGCGCAAGGCGACCGACGCGCTCGATGCGGTCGGCAACACCACCAAGGCCGTCACCAAGGGCTACGCCATCGGCTCGGCCGGCCTCGGCGCCCTGGTGCTGTTTGCCGCCTACACCTCGGACCTGAACTACTTCATCGCCAATGCCAGCCCGACGCAGTACCGCTTCTTCCAGGGGGTGAGCGTCGATTTCTCTCTCTCCAACCCCTACGTCGTGGTCGGCCTCCTGCTCGGCGGCCTGATCCCGTTCCTGTTCGCGGGCATCGCCATGACGGCGGTGGGCCGCGCGGCGGGCGCGGTGGTCGAGGAGGTGCGGCGCCAGTTCCGGGCCAAGCCCGGCATCATGCAGGGCACCGACCGGCCGGATTACGGCCGCGCGGTGGACATGCTGACCCGGGCGGCGATCAAGGAGATGATCATCCCCTCGCTGCTGCCGGTGCTGTCGCCGATCGTGATCTTCTTCGTGATCCAGGCGATCGCGGGCAAGTCGCAGGCTTTCGCCACGGTCGGCGCCTCGCTGCTCGGCGTGATCCTCACCGGCCTCTACGTCGCGATCTCGATGACCTCGGGCGGCGGCGCCTGGGACAACGCCAAGAAGTACATCGAGGACGGCCACCACGGCGGCAAGGGCTCGGACGCGCACAAGGCGGCCGTGACCGGCGACACCGTCGGCGACCCCTACAAGGACACGGCGGGCCCCGCCGTGAACCCGGCGATCAAGATCACCAACATCATCGCCCTGTTGCTGCTCGCCGTGCTCGCCCACGCCTGAGCCCGGACAGCGCAAAAAAAGAACCCGCCGCGGTCATCCGCGGCGGGTTCTTCTTTTTCAGGACTGAAATTCCAAGAAAATCAGTCGCAGTTCTCCTTGGTGACCGTCTTGCGGTCGCCCACATCGTTTTCCTTCGTCACCGTCTTGCTGGAGCAGCCGTCCGAATGCTCGCGCCGCTCGACGGTGGTCGAGGAACTGCTCGGCGAGCGATCCACCACGACCCGATCCGGCGCGTCGCGCTCGATCACGGTGGTCTGGGCCATGGCGCCCGAGGCCCCGGCGAGCGTCAGAACCGCGGCGGCGGCGAGAAGGGATTTGCGCATGACAATCCTCCGATTGGGATAAATCTGCGCCTGTAACGGCGAGCGAACCTGAACCGTTCCAGCGAACTTCAGGTCGGAATTCGGGTCGCCGCCCGGCTCATCAAAGATACGCGATGAGAAGTTGTAGGCCGGGGCGCGGCCCGAACTTTCACGCGTTCTCCCGGTTCGCTCCCTCAGATTTGCTGAGACGCGAGACTTTTTATGACTGCCGCACCGATTCGCTACCACGACGGTATCGAGACGCTGAGCCCCGACGAGAACGAGACCACCGATCGGATCATCGCCGCGATGACCCACGAGAGCGAGATCACCGCGAAGCGCTACGGGCATGCGGTGCGGGCCTCGCATGCCAAGATCAGCGGCGTTGCCGTCGGTACGTTGGAAATCCTCCCGAACCTTCCGCCCGAACTGGCGCAGGGCCTGTTCGCGACGCCGGGCA from the Methylorubrum extorquens genome contains:
- a CDS encoding protein of unknown function (Evidence 5 : Unknown function) is translated as MGTERTNPGAPDFETIARNANQLAEVFRQSAAASLKPFEPAGQGALLPGANLQGASEIDEMTRTLTRVAETWLKDPEKALQAQTKLGQSFAALWASTLTRMQGGRHRAGRPAPAHGQALRPCRLEREPGLRPDQAELPAPWPLGRGDGRDGRRHR
- a CDS encoding protein of unknown function; putative exported protein (Evidence 5 : Unknown function); the protein is MNVRRTVRAIAIALPVFAAAASTGGCSGDVNPLKAAMVGAGSGIKPVEAPDFVAQSRKSDASYMPVGESAPRRAVRARNSAGQSALQAELEGARNRNESKGRAAEGAAKNAAQGLAPNPVE
- a CDS encoding conserved exported protein of unknown function (Evidence 4 : Unknown function but conserved in other organisms), producing MRRLKLFAALALAGAAAGACAPHPIVARDPVPTPSPEEAYSCSSTPLPLNAYKSDCSPRGARTAHRPAIEGVRRRLRRAENAGLPHVNVSLSRSGV
- a CDS encoding conserved exported protein of unknown function (Evidence 4 : Unknown function but conserved in other organisms), with the translated sequence MARARLLLAASLFGLAAQGASAQNLQDRPYGDARGPTVYEVDPESGRFRGPPISTDGQDLRAIGAVPVPTVMNGGGFGPTGNDYYGNVLLATPQGPRHASDGYVLAPAYRAPPLR
- a CDS encoding protein of unknown function (Evidence 5 : Unknown function), yielding MGFHLPSRLPRGNQRSCSLNAPSLTIRTGPLRLSFGVGALRAIRSQPYCVKCDTVSAHDGAGHPMAISKLLSIAP
- a CDS encoding protein of unknown function (Evidence 5 : Unknown function), which gives rise to MYKTHLAKLTTRWLHCRPPSADGGLDARLCLIDMTAPSEARAGSKGKYEAHDPIGGCRRTLQRHRDGPGPACGDHNREIAESYGHLKFRRLI
- a CDS encoding conserved protein of unknown function (Evidence 4 : Unknown function but conserved in other organisms), whose product is MYTLRDDLDGLRLAAPDSPDVWLVFGGRRHRVASPTVYQALFAGPDDLIFREDIPSITMGPELNEGTCLVRPIGSHAIFLVTGRAPPRRYHIPTYESFTDFGFNERAVIDVPALILEAVELGGELTSAFDRARRAPASTEEG
- a CDS encoding putative Glycosyl transferase family 2 (Evidence 3 : Putative function from multiple computational evidences), producing MGERSVTIAIPVHNGANYLGEAIESALCQSHPETEVIVVDDGSDDDGQTLAVVRAFGSHIRTLRQSNSGVAAALNTALTCASGRLFSWLSHDDLFEPGKTERQVQILDTLDRDDICLFSDLSWIDSTGRVTGEQRLDPAALARNPRLAFYEGLINGCTILTARDLLLRVGGFDTRYPYTQDYRMWWRLTREAHFVHVPHCLLRSRLHPDQGSHRRDALSENSAFWSDVLGETSEVEAAMVDGSRERFLKRTGGFLRYRSPNRRVADHADRMAQASAAEASVSVVIDVGSDLAAARRAIDSVESQTRLPDEMVLIGDDSILMALDRDGACDRVLRPTPEQRTPSRLRLGLMAARGAYVALLMSPDVFAPDKIARQVARMSALGCLASHSSYRSGGETVATGSFGGRVYPEIVGDCHVEISTVMIQRVLFLAGLLFMDDDAPLASNWIDIAARHEWLGLEEALSVVETPRAPGERALLLTWLRASAEYRHHTVQIGRLERRLADATLPIRASLGGSDAAA
- a CDS encoding protein of unknown function (Evidence 5 : Unknown function), encoding MPLRDLFQRGRALLTATPTADEAAGTAVTSAADCDAIQALLHETQRRLSVADQRFAILESSNRTAVRAVRRFLQDRDRLVAEREAAVIQVSIAVGDRQRTMMLNDHLLSALRDSEEARARLESDNRDLRRQLAESGPSTARTIEADGFTG
- the hppa gene encoding H+ translocating pyrophosphate synthase (Evidence 2a : Function from experimental evidences in other organisms; PubMedId : 12783865; Product type e : enzyme); protein product: MTALLLIIVGGLCAVAYGVVTIRDVMRRDAGTQRMQEIAGAIAEGAQAYLRRQYATIGIVGVVLFVLLAYFLGIKVAIGFLIGAVLSGAAGFIGMNVSVRANVRTAQAATQSLGGGLEVAFKSGAVTGMLVAGLALLGVALYYLFLTRGAGLAPGSREVIDSLVALGFGASLISIFARLGGGIFTKGADVGGDLVGKVEAGIPEDDPRNPATIADNVGDNVGDCAGMAADLFETYAVTVVATMVLAAIFFAGNAPVLEAMMIYPLAIGAACIVTSIIGTYAVKLGANQSIMGALYKGLIAAGVLSIVAIAGVNLALFGGFSTTFTTNTGLTFSSGALFGCAVLGLVITALIVVITEYYTGTNFRPVKSIATASVTGHGTNVIQGLAISLESTALPALVIVAGIISTYALAGLFGIAIAVTAMLALAGFIVALDAFGPVTDNAGGIAEMAGLPAEVRKATDALDAVGNTTKAVTKGYAIGSAGLGALVLFAAYTSDLNYFIANASPTQYRFFQGVSVDFSLSNPYVVVGLLLGGLIPFLFAGIAMTAVGRAAGAVVEEVRRQFRAKPGIMQGTDRPDYGRAVDMLTRAAIKEMIIPSLLPVLSPIVIFFVIQAIAGKSQAFATVGASLLGVILTGLYVAISMTSGGGAWDNAKKYIEDGHHGGKGSDAHKAAVTGDTVGDPYKDTAGPAVNPAIKITNIIALLLLAVLAHA
- a CDS encoding protein of unknown function; putative exported protein (Evidence 5 : Unknown function), yielding MRKSLLAAAAVLTLAGASGAMAQTTVIERDAPDRVVVDRSPSSSSTTVERREHSDGCSSKTVTKENDVGDRKTVTKENCD